From Streptomyces zhihengii, the proteins below share one genomic window:
- the pepN gene encoding aminopeptidase N, whose translation MPGTNLTRDEAQQRARLLTVDSYEIDLDLSGAQEGGTYRSRTTVRFASAEDGAETFVDLVAPAVHEVVLNGHALDVAAVFRDSRIALKHLKAGDNELTVVADCSYTNTGEGLHRFVDPVDQQAYLYTQFEVPDARRVFANFEQPDLKATFRFTVKAPDGWTVISNSPTPEPEDGVWRFEPTPRISTYITALIAGPYHSVHSSYEKDGQSVPLGIYCRPSLAEYLDADAIFDVTRQGFDWFQEKFDYAYPFAKYDQLFVPEFNAGAMENAGAVTIRDQYVFRSKVTDAAYEVRAETILHELAHMWFGDLVTMEWWNDLWLNESFATYTSIACQAHAPGSKWPHSWTTFANSMKTWAYRQDQLPSTHPIMAEINDLDDVLVNFDGITYAKGASVLKQLVAYVGQDEFFRGVQGYFKRHAFGNTRLSDLLGALEETSGRDLKTWSKAWLETAGINVLRPEITTDESGAITAFAVRQEAPALPAGAKGEPVLRPHRIAVGLYDLDEAGKLVRTERVELDVDGELTEVPALVGRARPAVVLLNDDDLSYAKVRLDDESLRQVTEHLGDFAESLPRALCWASAWDMTRDGELATRDYLALVLSGIGKESDIGVVQSLHRQVKLAVDQYADPAWREAGLTQWTDATLAHLRAADAGSDHQLAWARAFAATARTPQQLDLLQALLDGTETIEGLTVDTELRWAFVERLAATGVLDEDDIAGEYERDRTAAGERHAATARAARPTGAAKEEAWVSVVEGDKLPNAVQESVIAGFVQTDQRELLAAYTERYFAAVKGVWESRSHEMAQQVAIGLYPALQVSQETLDATDAWLASAQPNAALRRLVSESRSGVERALRAQAADAAAAR comes from the coding sequence GTGCCTGGCACAAACCTGACCCGTGACGAGGCGCAGCAGCGTGCGCGCCTGCTCACCGTTGACTCCTACGAGATCGACCTCGATCTCTCCGGAGCGCAGGAGGGCGGGACCTACCGGTCCAGGACCACCGTACGCTTCGCCTCCGCCGAGGACGGGGCGGAGACCTTCGTCGATCTGGTCGCCCCCGCCGTGCACGAGGTCGTGCTCAACGGCCACGCGCTCGACGTGGCCGCGGTCTTCCGGGACTCGCGGATCGCGCTGAAGCACCTGAAGGCCGGGGACAACGAGCTCACGGTCGTCGCGGACTGCTCGTACACCAACACCGGTGAGGGCCTGCACCGCTTCGTCGACCCCGTCGACCAGCAGGCGTACCTGTATACACAGTTCGAGGTCCCGGACGCCCGCCGGGTGTTCGCGAACTTCGAGCAGCCGGACCTCAAGGCGACCTTCCGGTTCACCGTGAAGGCCCCCGACGGCTGGACCGTGATCTCGAACTCGCCGACCCCCGAGCCCGAGGACGGCGTCTGGCGCTTCGAGCCGACGCCGCGGATCTCGACGTACATCACCGCGCTGATCGCGGGCCCGTACCACAGCGTCCACAGCTCCTACGAGAAGGACGGGCAGAGCGTCCCGCTGGGCATCTACTGCCGGCCCTCGCTCGCCGAGTACCTGGACGCCGACGCGATCTTCGACGTCACCCGGCAGGGCTTCGACTGGTTCCAGGAGAAGTTCGACTACGCCTACCCGTTCGCCAAGTACGACCAGCTCTTCGTGCCCGAGTTCAACGCCGGGGCGATGGAGAACGCGGGCGCGGTGACCATCCGCGACCAGTACGTCTTCCGCTCGAAGGTGACGGACGCGGCGTACGAGGTGCGCGCCGAGACGATCCTCCACGAGCTCGCGCACATGTGGTTCGGCGACCTCGTCACCATGGAGTGGTGGAACGACCTGTGGCTGAACGAGTCGTTCGCCACCTACACCTCGATCGCCTGCCAGGCGCACGCCCCGGGCTCGAAGTGGCCGCACTCCTGGACCACGTTCGCGAACTCCATGAAGACCTGGGCCTACCGGCAGGACCAGCTCCCGTCGACGCACCCGATCATGGCCGAGATCAACGATCTCGATGACGTTCTCGTGAATTTCGACGGCATCACCTATGCCAAGGGCGCCTCCGTCCTGAAGCAGCTCGTCGCCTACGTGGGCCAGGACGAGTTCTTCCGGGGCGTGCAGGGCTACTTCAAGCGGCACGCCTTCGGCAACACCCGTCTGTCGGACCTGCTCGGCGCGCTGGAGGAGACCAGCGGCCGCGACCTGAAGACCTGGTCGAAGGCATGGCTGGAGACGGCCGGCATCAACGTGCTGCGCCCGGAGATCACCACCGACGAGTCCGGTGCGATCACCGCCTTCGCGGTGCGGCAGGAGGCCCCGGCGCTGCCCGCCGGCGCGAAGGGCGAGCCGGTGCTGCGCCCGCACCGGATCGCGGTGGGCCTGTACGACCTCGACGAGGCCGGCAAGCTGGTGCGCACCGAGCGGGTCGAGCTGGACGTGGACGGCGAACTGACCGAGGTCCCGGCCCTGGTGGGCCGTGCCCGTCCGGCCGTGGTGCTGCTCAACGACGACGACCTGTCCTACGCCAAGGTGCGCCTGGACGACGAGTCGCTGCGGCAGGTCACCGAGCACCTCGGCGACTTCGCCGAGTCGCTGCCCCGTGCGCTGTGCTGGGCCTCGGCCTGGGACATGACCCGCGACGGGGAGCTCGCCACCCGCGACTACCTGGCACTGGTGCTGTCCGGCATCGGCAAGGAGTCCGACATCGGCGTGGTCCAGTCGCTGCACCGCCAGGTGAAGCTCGCCGTGGACCAGTACGCCGACCCGGCCTGGCGCGAGGCGGGTCTGACGCAGTGGACGGACGCCACCCTGGCGCATCTGCGCGCGGCCGACGCGGGCAGCGACCACCAGCTCGCCTGGGCGCGGGCGTTCGCGGCGACGGCCCGCACCCCGCAGCAGCTCGACCTGCTCCAGGCCCTGCTGGACGGGACGGAGACGATCGAGGGTCTGACCGTCGACACCGAGCTGCGCTGGGCGTTCGTGGAGCGCCTGGCCGCCACGGGCGTCCTCGACGAGGACGACATCGCGGGCGAGTACGAGCGGGACCGCACGGCCGCCGGTGAGCGCCACGCGGCCACCGCACGGGCCGCGCGCCCGACCGGGGCCGCCAAGGAGGAGGCCTGGGTCTCGGTGGTGGAGGGCGACAAGCTCCCCAACGCCGTGCAGGAGTCGGTGATCGCCGGCTTCGTGCAGACCGACCAGCGCGAGCTGCTCGCCGCGTACACGGAGCGGTACTTCGCGGCGGTCAAGGGGGTGTGGGAGTCCCGCAGCCACGAGATGGCCCAGCAGGTCGCGATCGGGCTCTACCCGGCGCTCCAGGTCTCCCAGGAGACCCTGGACGCGACCGACGCCTGGCTGGCCTCGGCTCAGCCCAACGCCGCGCTGCGCCGGCTGGTGTCGGAGTCGCGGTCCGGCGTCGAGCGGGCGCTGCGCGCCCAGGCCGCGGACGCGGCGGCGGCGCGGTAG
- a CDS encoding ATP-binding protein, with product MLGGARPGRQWSKSVPLYSVMRGAMSRIIDYQRVELHTVSEVAVVGSAVEPLIHALSELLDNATRYSPPQTRVHLTAVDVQSGIAIEIEDGGVSMSEEARQRAERMLRQAQQGIDVNDLGETPAWASRWSAGWRRRTASRSRCARPPTAACVPSSSCRRT from the coding sequence GTGCTCGGCGGCGCGCGCCCCGGGCGCCAGTGGAGCAAGTCCGTCCCGCTGTACAGCGTCATGCGCGGCGCGATGTCCCGCATCATCGACTACCAGCGCGTCGAGCTGCACACCGTGTCGGAGGTGGCCGTCGTCGGCTCCGCCGTCGAGCCGCTCATCCACGCCCTGTCGGAGCTGCTGGACAACGCCACCCGCTACTCGCCGCCGCAGACCCGGGTCCATCTCACCGCGGTGGACGTCCAGTCGGGCATCGCCATCGAGATCGAGGACGGCGGCGTCAGCATGAGCGAGGAGGCCCGCCAGCGGGCCGAGCGGATGCTCCGCCAGGCCCAGCAGGGCATCGACGTCAACGACCTGGGCGAGACCCCCGCCTGGGCCTCGCGGTGGTCGGCCGGCTGGCGCAGGCGTACGGCTTCCAGGTCTCGCTGCGCTCGTCCGCCTACGGCGGCGTGCGTGCCGTCCTCGTCGTGCCGCAGGACCTGA
- a CDS encoding CGNR zinc finger domain-containing protein: MTAADPRPLTGEPVSLDLLNTRWMRDGELQDLLTSVAGLRIWLAANGLAGRFTADAATLEHTLTAREALASLVDGGGADAAARVDAVLGRGRIRATLTAAGPGEEAEFADPAWGPAWTAARGHLDLLRTAPDRIRACAHESCVLHFFDTSRNGTRRWCSMAVCGNRAKASRHWARGREA, from the coding sequence ATGACCGCCGCCGACCCCCGCCCCCTCACCGGCGAACCGGTCTCGCTGGATCTGCTCAACACCCGCTGGATGCGGGACGGCGAGCTCCAGGACCTCCTCACCTCCGTCGCCGGCCTGCGGATCTGGCTCGCGGCCAACGGCCTCGCCGGACGCTTCACGGCGGACGCGGCCACCCTGGAACACACGCTGACCGCACGCGAGGCGCTCGCCTCGCTGGTGGACGGCGGCGGCGCCGACGCCGCCGCCCGCGTCGACGCGGTGCTCGGCCGGGGCCGCATCCGGGCCACCCTCACGGCCGCGGGGCCCGGCGAGGAGGCCGAGTTCGCGGACCCGGCCTGGGGTCCGGCGTGGACCGCGGCACGCGGGCACCTCGACCTGCTGCGCACCGCCCCGGACCGGATCCGCGCCTGCGCGCACGAGAGCTGCGTCCTGCACTTCTTCGACACCTCGCGCAACGGCACCCGGCGGTGGTGCTCGATGGCGGTCTGCGGGAACCGGGCCAAGGCGTCCCGCCACTGGGCGCGCGGCCGCGAGGCGTAG
- a CDS encoding VOC family protein → MTTSSALVTGHVGLNVTDIDRSLVFYGDVLGFDVIGEGKEDGRRYAFLGRDGTLVLTLWQQADAAFEPTRAGLHHLAFEAGSMADVRAAENRLRERGVAFAHDGVVAHGEGTASGGIFFHDPDGTRLEIFAATGAENAPAPTEAAPTCGFF, encoded by the coding sequence ATGACGACCAGCAGCGCCCTCGTCACCGGCCACGTCGGCCTCAACGTGACCGACATCGACCGCTCCCTCGTCTTCTACGGGGACGTCCTCGGCTTCGACGTCATCGGCGAGGGCAAGGAGGACGGCCGGCGGTACGCCTTCCTCGGGCGCGACGGCACCCTCGTCCTCACGCTCTGGCAGCAGGCCGATGCCGCCTTCGAACCCACCCGCGCCGGACTGCACCACCTCGCCTTCGAGGCCGGCTCCATGGCGGACGTCCGCGCCGCCGAGAACCGGCTGCGCGAGCGCGGCGTCGCCTTCGCCCACGACGGCGTCGTCGCCCACGGCGAGGGCACGGCGTCCGGCGGCATCTTCTTCCACGACCCCGACGGCACCCGGCTGGAGATCTTCGCCGCCACCGGCGCCGAGAACGCTCCCGCGCCCACCGAAGCCGCCCCCACCTGCGGCTTCTTCTAG
- a CDS encoding S8 family serine peptidase, with protein sequence MTPQSQSSTTGRSVGRRRAARVAAAASMVAALVAAGVGPAVASAPAADPAGSDGVKAAQASDKIGQADENLLAEAEATGQKTVTVMVATAPGATEQVAGQLDAVQGATVGRTFDELGYVRATLPTDKAEAALKAAAKLSSVHGIDLKHEIELDDPTPAADTVKSVGIAAAQVGLYPAPGKNTPAKNPYNPSFETGAVDFVKQNPKADGRGVTIGILDSGVDVAHPALQKTTTGERKIVDWVTATDPVADGDGTWLRMDASVSGPVFTADGRTWKAPSGSFKYRQFKESATLGGDMAGDLNRDGDTTDTWGVLYDEGTRTARVDLNNDGDFTNDTVMKPYRNGFQIGYFGTDDPKTPVAERIPFVLEVRKDVVYNAAGATADFVSIGVIEGSHGTHVAGITAANSLFGGQMNGAAPGAKLVSSRACTWSGGCTNIALTEGMADLVINRGVDIVNMSIGGLPALNDGNNARAELYTRLIDTYGVQLVISAGNSGPGTNTLGDPAVADKVISVGASISKETWAANYGSGVDKKYAMLPFSSRGPREDGGFTPTIVAPGASINTTQTWIAGGPVAEAGYQLPPGYSMLQGTSMSSPQTAGAAALLLSAAKQKDIELTPAKLRTALTSTAKTIDGVLAHEQGSGLIDIVDAWKAIKKGAEAHEYSVKAPVDTAIDFALKTPGFGTGLYDREGGLEVGKARTYDVTITRTTGPKKAVAHTLTWLNNDGTFKLLSGKKVKLPLGQPVTVTVQAKARTAGVHSAVLVADDAATVGKDKQILTTVVASQALAKPAFGISEAGSVQRNSHKSYFVTVPEGAKTLEVSLSGLAADSQTRFIALHPYGTPVDPTSTVNCYPNYPNPANTCRPDVRTYPNPTPGVWEIEVESRRTSPLLDNPYKLDATVLGASFAPAVQTLPEAQIGVPADVQWNVTNDFGPIEGKLAGGALGSAKVARPSIKNGESQVYTVTLGEGVDRLDVAIGSTSDTGADLDLTVYRGTTQVGQAADGDSEEAVSLVKPAAGTYRIVVDGYSVPAGTTEFDYRDVFFSPSLGTLKVDGTKPVSLANGATAAVGAQVVVSGAAPEGRQFFGEVSLVNARGTAAGAGSVVISKVTG encoded by the coding sequence ATGACCCCCCAGTCCCAGAGCTCCACAACAGGGCGCTCCGTCGGCCGCAGACGTGCGGCACGCGTGGCCGCGGCAGCCTCCATGGTGGCCGCCCTCGTCGCCGCCGGCGTCGGCCCGGCCGTCGCCTCCGCTCCCGCCGCCGACCCGGCAGGCTCGGACGGCGTGAAGGCCGCCCAGGCATCGGACAAGATCGGGCAGGCGGACGAGAATCTGCTCGCCGAGGCCGAGGCCACCGGCCAGAAGACCGTGACCGTGATGGTCGCCACCGCGCCCGGCGCGACCGAGCAGGTCGCCGGCCAGCTCGACGCGGTGCAGGGCGCCACGGTGGGCAGGACGTTCGACGAGCTCGGCTACGTCCGGGCCACCCTGCCGACCGACAAGGCCGAGGCGGCGCTCAAGGCCGCCGCCAAGCTGTCGTCCGTCCACGGCATCGACCTCAAGCACGAGATCGAGCTGGACGACCCGACGCCGGCCGCCGACACCGTGAAGTCCGTCGGCATCGCCGCGGCGCAGGTCGGCCTCTACCCGGCGCCCGGCAAGAACACCCCGGCGAAGAACCCGTACAACCCGTCCTTCGAGACCGGTGCGGTGGACTTCGTCAAGCAGAACCCGAAGGCCGACGGCCGCGGCGTCACCATCGGCATCCTCGACTCCGGTGTCGACGTCGCGCACCCCGCGCTGCAGAAGACCACGACCGGTGAGCGCAAGATCGTCGACTGGGTCACCGCGACCGACCCGGTCGCCGACGGCGACGGCACCTGGCTGCGCATGGACGCCTCCGTCAGCGGACCGGTGTTCACGGCCGACGGCCGCACCTGGAAGGCCCCCTCGGGCTCGTTCAAGTACCGCCAGTTCAAGGAGTCCGCCACCCTCGGCGGCGACATGGCCGGCGACCTCAACCGTGACGGCGACACCACCGACACCTGGGGCGTGCTGTACGACGAGGGCACCCGCACCGCGCGGGTCGACCTGAACAACGACGGCGACTTCACCAACGACACCGTCATGAAGCCGTACCGCAACGGCTTCCAGATCGGCTACTTCGGCACCGACGACCCGAAGACCCCGGTCGCCGAGCGGATCCCGTTCGTGCTCGAGGTCCGCAAGGACGTCGTCTACAACGCCGCCGGCGCCACCGCCGACTTCGTGAGCATCGGTGTCATCGAGGGCTCGCACGGCACCCACGTCGCCGGCATCACCGCCGCCAACAGCCTCTTCGGCGGCCAGATGAACGGCGCCGCCCCGGGCGCCAAGCTGGTCTCGTCCCGCGCCTGCACCTGGAGCGGCGGCTGCACCAACATCGCGCTCACCGAGGGCATGGCCGACCTGGTCATCAACCGCGGTGTGGACATCGTCAACATGTCCATCGGCGGACTGCCGGCGCTGAACGACGGCAACAACGCGCGCGCCGAGCTCTACACCCGCCTGATCGACACCTACGGCGTCCAGCTCGTGATCTCCGCGGGCAACTCCGGCCCCGGCACCAACACGCTGGGCGACCCGGCCGTGGCCGACAAGGTCATCTCGGTCGGCGCGTCGATCTCCAAGGAGACCTGGGCCGCCAACTACGGCTCCGGCGTCGACAAGAAGTACGCCATGCTCCCCTTCTCCTCGCGCGGCCCGCGTGAGGACGGCGGCTTCACCCCGACGATCGTCGCCCCCGGCGCCTCGATCAACACCACGCAGACCTGGATCGCCGGCGGCCCCGTCGCCGAGGCCGGCTACCAGCTCCCGCCCGGCTACTCGATGCTCCAGGGCACCTCGATGTCGTCCCCGCAGACCGCGGGCGCCGCGGCCCTGCTGCTCTCCGCCGCGAAGCAGAAGGACATCGAGCTCACCCCGGCCAAGCTGCGCACCGCGCTGACCAGCACCGCCAAGACCATCGACGGCGTGCTGGCCCACGAGCAGGGCTCCGGCCTGATCGACATCGTCGACGCGTGGAAGGCCATCAAGAAGGGCGCCGAGGCGCACGAGTACAGCGTCAAGGCCCCGGTCGACACCGCGATCGACTTCGCGCTCAAGACGCCGGGCTTCGGCACCGGCCTGTACGACCGCGAGGGCGGCCTCGAGGTCGGCAAGGCGCGCACGTACGACGTCACCATCACCCGCACCACCGGCCCGAAGAAGGCCGTGGCGCACACGCTGACCTGGCTGAACAACGACGGCACCTTCAAGCTGCTCAGCGGCAAGAAGGTCAAGCTGCCGCTCGGCCAGCCCGTCACCGTCACCGTGCAGGCCAAGGCCCGCACCGCCGGTGTCCACAGCGCCGTGCTGGTCGCCGACGACGCCGCCACGGTCGGCAAGGACAAGCAGATCCTGACGACGGTCGTCGCCTCCCAGGCGCTGGCCAAGCCCGCGTTCGGCATCTCCGAAGCCGGCTCCGTGCAGCGCAACAGCCACAAGTCCTACTTCGTGACCGTCCCCGAGGGCGCCAAGACCCTCGAGGTGTCCCTGAGCGGACTCGCGGCGGACAGCCAGACCCGCTTCATCGCGCTGCACCCGTACGGCACGCCGGTCGACCCGACGTCCACGGTGAACTGCTACCCGAACTACCCGAACCCGGCGAACACCTGCCGTCCGGACGTCCGCACCTACCCGAACCCGACCCCGGGCGTGTGGGAGATCGAGGTCGAGTCCCGTCGCACCTCGCCGCTGCTGGACAACCCGTACAAGCTGGACGCCACGGTGCTCGGCGCCTCCTTCGCCCCGGCGGTGCAGACGCTCCCCGAGGCGCAGATCGGCGTCCCGGCGGACGTGCAGTGGAACGTCACGAACGACTTCGGTCCGATCGAGGGCAAGCTCGCGGGCGGCGCCCTCGGCTCCGCCAAGGTCGCCCGTCCGTCGATCAAGAACGGCGAGTCGCAGGTCTACACCGTCACCCTCGGTGAGGGCGTAGACCGCCTGGACGTGGCCATCGGCTCCACCTCGGACACCGGCGCGGACCTGGACCTCACGGTCTACCGCGGCACGACCCAGGTCGGCCAGGCCGCGGACGGCGACTCGGAGGAGGCGGTGAGCCTGGTGAAGCCGGCCGCCGGCACCTACCGGATCGTGGTCGACGGCTACTCGGTCCCGGCCGGGACCACCGAGTTCGACTACCGCGACGTGTTCTTCTCCCCGTCCCTCGGCACGCTGAAGGTCGACGGCACCAAGCCGGTGTCGCTGGCCAACGGCGCGACGGCGGCCGTGGGCGCGCAGGTCGTGGTGAGCGGTGCCGCACCCGAGGGACGCCAGTTCTTCGGCGAGGTCTCCCTGGTCAACGCCCGGGGCACGGCCGCGGGCGCCGGCAGCGTGGTGATCTCCAAGGTCACCGGCTGA
- a CDS encoding pyridoxamine 5'-phosphate oxidase family protein yields the protein MDLSPGPYHEGSLAVQRRTGALEAAAHVGRSIGSGIKPVAAAFLGLQPMLVLGAADGAGRMWASPLTGRPGFLRATGAHTVSVAAALPEHDPLAGALTRGPVPAGAIVLDPRTRRRMRMGGTVTPSPRGLLLETGRVFANCPKYIQRRELLATGDGTAPPAPPVRSGERLTPGQQAFLRAADTFFVATGTPDGVDASHRGGGPGFLEVASPTELSWRDYPGNAMFLTLGNLARDPRAGLLLLDWSTGTTLQLTGTARTEHTHGGGRTVRFTVTGTLQAEGASPLRWSSPEYSPANPPTGPAAPVTSADEAAVESRGVRGVHTGRTDPARPLGGA from the coding sequence GTGGACCTCAGCCCCGGCCCCTACCACGAGGGCTCCCTCGCCGTGCAGCGCCGCACCGGAGCGCTGGAGGCCGCCGCGCACGTGGGCCGTTCCATCGGCAGCGGCATCAAGCCCGTCGCCGCCGCCTTCCTCGGGCTCCAGCCGATGCTGGTGCTCGGCGCGGCGGACGGGGCCGGCCGGATGTGGGCCTCCCCGCTCACCGGGCGGCCCGGGTTCCTGAGGGCCACCGGCGCGCACACCGTCTCCGTCGCCGCCGCGCTCCCGGAGCACGACCCGCTGGCCGGGGCCCTCACCCGGGGCCCCGTGCCCGCCGGCGCGATCGTGCTCGACCCCCGCACCCGCCGGCGGATGCGGATGGGCGGCACCGTCACCCCCTCGCCGCGCGGGCTGCTCCTGGAGACCGGCCGGGTCTTCGCCAACTGCCCCAAGTACATCCAGCGCAGGGAACTGCTCGCCACCGGCGACGGCACCGCGCCCCCGGCGCCCCCCGTGCGGAGCGGGGAGCGCCTCACCCCCGGCCAGCAGGCGTTCCTCCGCGCCGCCGACACCTTCTTCGTCGCCACCGGCACCCCCGACGGGGTGGACGCCAGCCACCGCGGCGGCGGCCCCGGCTTCCTGGAGGTCGCCTCGCCCACCGAACTGAGCTGGCGGGACTACCCGGGCAACGCGATGTTCCTGACCCTCGGCAACCTGGCCCGCGACCCGAGGGCCGGACTGCTGCTCCTGGACTGGAGCACCGGCACCACGCTCCAGCTGACCGGCACCGCCCGCACCGAGCACACGCACGGCGGCGGGCGCACCGTCCGCTTCACCGTCACCGGCACCCTCCAGGCCGAGGGCGCCTCGCCCCTGCGCTGGTCGTCCCCCGAGTACTCGCCGGCGAACCCGCCCACCGGCCCCGCCGCGCCGGTAACCTCGGCTGATGAAGCAGCAGTTGAGAGTCGCGGCGTACGCGGTGTGCATACGGGACGGACAGATCCTGCTCGCCCGCTGGGTGGCGCGTGA
- a CDS encoding aspartate-semialdehyde dehydrogenase codes for MKVGIVGATGQVGTVMRKILAERKFPVDELRLFASARSAGSTLDYEGREVTVEDASTADYTGLDIVLFSAGGATSRALAEQVASQGAVVIDNSSAWRRDPDVPLVVSEVNPHAVKDRPKGIIANPNCTTMAAMPVLKPLHVEAGLTALIATTYQAVSGSGLAGVAELDGQVKEVAGRATELTHDGEALDFPEPGVYKRPIAFNVLPLAGAIVDDGSFETDEEQKLRNESRKILEIPELKVSGTCVRVPVYSGHSLQVNVRFARPLTVERAQELLEDAPGVELSEIPTPLQAAGKDVSYVGRIRVDETAENGLALFLSGDNLRKGAALNAVQIAELVADELRAG; via the coding sequence GTGAAGGTCGGAATCGTCGGAGCCACCGGGCAGGTCGGCACGGTCATGCGCAAGATCCTCGCCGAGCGCAAGTTCCCGGTCGACGAGCTGCGCCTCTTCGCCTCCGCGCGCTCCGCGGGCTCCACCCTCGACTACGAGGGCCGCGAGGTCACGGTCGAGGACGCCTCCACCGCGGACTACACCGGCCTCGACATCGTGCTCTTCTCCGCCGGCGGCGCGACCTCCCGGGCGCTCGCCGAGCAGGTCGCCTCCCAGGGCGCCGTGGTGATCGACAACTCCTCCGCCTGGCGCCGCGACCCCGACGTCCCGCTCGTGGTCTCCGAGGTGAACCCGCACGCGGTCAAGGACCGCCCCAAGGGCATCATCGCCAACCCGAACTGCACCACCATGGCGGCCATGCCGGTGCTCAAGCCGCTGCACGTGGAGGCCGGCCTCACCGCGCTGATCGCCACGACCTACCAGGCCGTGTCCGGCTCCGGTCTCGCGGGCGTCGCCGAGCTCGACGGCCAGGTCAAGGAGGTCGCGGGCCGCGCGACGGAGCTGACCCACGACGGCGAGGCCCTGGACTTCCCCGAGCCCGGCGTCTACAAGCGCCCCATCGCGTTCAACGTGCTCCCGCTGGCCGGCGCGATCGTCGACGACGGCTCCTTCGAGACGGACGAGGAGCAGAAGCTCCGCAACGAGTCCCGCAAGATCCTGGAGATCCCCGAGCTGAAGGTCTCCGGCACCTGTGTGCGCGTCCCGGTCTACTCCGGCCACTCGCTCCAGGTCAACGTCCGCTTCGCGCGCCCGCTGACCGTGGAGCGCGCCCAGGAGCTGCTGGAGGACGCGCCGGGCGTGGAGCTCTCCGAGATCCCCACGCCGCTCCAGGCGGCCGGCAAGGACGTCTCCTACGTGGGCCGCATCCGTGTCGACGAGACCGCGGAGAACGGTCTCGCGCTGTTCCTGTCGGGCGACAACCTGCGCAAGGGCGCCGCGCTGAACGCGGTGCAGATCGCCGAGCTGGTCGCGGACGAGCTGCGCGCCGGCTGA